The nucleotide window TCCCGAACCTTCTTGCCCGCCGGGCGCAAACCTGTCATAGTCCCGTCAAGGCCACCGTCGGGAGCATCGACGGACACGGAAGATCGACCCGTCCGGCGCCGCCGGACACGAGACACGGGAGGACCATCGTGATGAAGAGAATCGTTGTCACCGCCGCGCTCTGCCTGCTGCTCGCCGCGCCCGCGGCTGCCCAGTCCGTCCTCGACGACATCGACTGGTCGGTCGACGCGGGCATCGCCATGCCGACCGGCGATTTCGGCAAGGCGGCGAACACCGGCTTCTGCTTCGGGGTGAACGGCTTCTGGTCGTACACCGAGCGGCTGCTCTTCGGCGGCCGGATCGCGTACGACCGGTGGGGCGTCGACGAGGACATGGGCGGCAGGGGCTGGGACGTCGAGGGGCACTTCTCGGCGATCGAGATCGTCCCCCA belongs to Candidatus Krumholzibacteriota bacterium and includes:
- a CDS encoding outer membrane beta-barrel protein, which produces MKRIVVTAALCLLLAAPAAAQSVLDDIDWSVDAGIAMPTGDFGKAANTGFCFGVNGFWSYTERLLFGGRIAYDRWGVDEDMGGRGWDVEGHFSAIEIVPQVRYLFTDDATQRANFFGQAGIGFYRFAFDLEYDSDLTDDTWDSDDAEIDLGIALGGGVTIDTAGGRSFEIRP